The nucleotide window ATCATGGACCTCCTTCCATGACAGTAAGTataaatgctcttttttttttttgcagtttttggccggagctaggtttgaacccaccacctctggcatatggggccagcgccctacccctttgagccacaggcgccaccctaaatgctcttatttcattttttttttttctttccaagggcaatttttatttggaaatgtgcCTCCACAACTCTGGGGCAACCTGGGGTCAGAAGGCCCCTTGTTCATTTACTCTCTTTCCCAGCCCAAGTCAGCAGGTCCTTTGGGCTAAAGCACAGGGCCAAGTTCTCAAGGATCAACATCACAGACAGACTCCATGGTTTAGGGCTTGGAGCTGGTATGAAAGATGAATCAGGTTCCATCCTGGAATGTTTTATGGTTGGAGGGCCTGGGGTCCTGGCACCAAGACCTCAGCTCCCTCTCCTAGCAGGAGCTCATTGTCACCCACAGGGAAGCTGTGGCTAGGTTCTGGTGGACATGGCATTGGGACAAACAAGCGACTAGGAAAGGTTAATTTTCTGATGCTGGGTCCAGTTTATCTTCCAGAGTGGCAGAAGCGGAACAGGAGCCTCATCCCCTCCACTGAGAGATTTCTGCTGTTCACTGCTGTTAGGTGAGGAGGTCCTGCTGCCCTGGATCCCCAGCCAGTCAGACGCTTTAGGGAGGAGTCACTGCGGGCAAGCACAGGGGGCTGGAAGCCTGTGAAGGAGCTGCTAGTGACCAGAAGCTTATCTCCAGGCTCAATTGGATGCATGAGCCAATTCATTTGAACATTCCAATGTTTCACATTGGTGCTGGCCTGGCGCAACTTCCGCTGGGCGGCCTCTACATCCTCATCAGCCCTCTGCCAGTTCTGCTGCACTTCCTCCAGCTGCTGCTGGGCCTGCTGCAGGAAGTGACTCTGCTGCACCATCTCCTGCTGCAGCTCTTGCTTCTCATGTTGTGCACGTTCGATGTAGGGTTCCTGCTCCTCCTTCAGCCCCATCAGCTGCTTCAGCTTCTCCTCCTCCAGCAGTCTGGTCTGGGCAAGGCGCACAGCCTCCTCATCCCGCCGAGCTTTCACCTCCAGTTGTAGAGCCTCCTGCAACCGCTGCTACATCTCCTCCAGCTTCCTGATGTGCTGCTGTTGTCGGGCAGCCTCCTCCTTCTTCAGCTCCATCTCAGCCTGCATGGAGGCCAGGGCCTGCTCAGCCTTGCGCAGCTGGCCCTCAAGCGCCTGCTGCAGCTCTTGGTGCTGACTGCATCATCGCTTCTCCTCCTGCTGCAGCAGCCGCTGGGCCTGCGGCTACGCCTCCTGCGGCATCCAGCTCCTGCAGCTTCTGCTCCTTCTCCTCCTGCAGCTGCTGTAAGCGCAGCAACTCCTCCTCCTTGGCTGCCCAGCACTGCTCCCGCTGCTCGCGCTGCTTCTGCTTCAGGTCCTTGTGCAGTGACGTCTTCCCCTGCAGCCGGATCACAGTCTGTATGGCAGCCGTCCACTCCTGGTGCTGGCGAGTGTCCGAGGCATTCATCTCATACGTGCAGGTCCTGTCTTCACACACAATATGCAGCGCTTTCCATCATGGCCCTGCAGTACCTCCACACAGCAGTGTGCATCCAGGGGGATACTGCCCCTTTTCTCCTTGCACTCTTCACTCCCAAAGTAGCACAGGCAGCTAGGCTGCAGCTGGAACCAGCATTCTGCCCAGTTTCTCCTCAGATGTCCTCGCTTCCACGGATAGCCCTGCTTCAGGATATCTTGGATGAGCTCCTGGTAGACCTCGTGGATGGCCATGCTGAGGGTGTCCTGCCCCACACCCCACAGGCAGCGGCCTGAGTTGAAGAGCTCTAGGAACTGCCAGACACTGAGTCCCCTGGTGGTCTGGGCTGCTTGGGCCTCCTGGGGAACAGGTCCTCCAACTCACCCAAGCTCAGCTCCAAGCTCATGCTGCTGAGCACCTCCTTCAGTAGGTATTCCACCTCATCAGGAACCATTATCAGAGGGTACTTGTCCTCAGACAGAAAGTTGAAAAGGCACCAGAGGCGGAAAGCATCCTGATTGGAGAACATGTTCTTCCCCTTGTCCAACATGTACTTATTGAGGTACGGCATGTAGCCCTGGCTGGACACAGggccatcatcatcatctcagAAGTGTTCCTCCAGGGCCACAGGGTCATGGGGAATGTGCACGACGGTGTACAGATTGTGAGACAGCACCTTGAGCTGGGACTTGGAGACCTTGCCACTCTTTTCCACATCCAGCGCGGTAAAGGCGTACCAGATAGACTTGAGCAGCTCCTTGAGCAGGGCCGTGGCTGAGGCACCGCCTGGCTAGGGTGACTCTGATactctagtgtgtgtgtgtgtgtgtgtgtgtgtttttgagacatatgtcacccttggtagagtgctgtggtgtcagagctcacgccaacctcaaactcttgggcttaagcgattctcctgcctcagcaacccaagtagctgggactacaggcgcccaccataacacccagctattttttttgttgcagtcgtcattgttgtttaacaggcccaggccaggtttgaaccggccagcctcagtgtatgtggctggcacagtaaccactgtgctatgggcactgagcctcttatttcattgtttttaatggctgtgcAGTTTTCCAAGCATGGATAGTCTATATTTCTTGAAATCATTAACTCCACTGAAGGACTATTTAATTCCATTAGgtcattagtctttttttttttcttttaagagacagagtctcactttgtcaccttcagtagagtgccgtagcgtcatagctcagagcaacctccagcttttgggcttaggcgattctcttgcctcagcctcccgagtagctggggctactggtgcctaccacaatgcccggctatttttttgttgcagtttggctagggctgggttcaaatccgccaccctcagtatatgcaccagggccctactcacggagcccaCAGGTACCTCCCAGATcattagtctttttaaaaaatgacatgttTTGGAAggtttcacatttcttttttttctttttgtagagacagagtttcactttatggccctaggtagagtgccatggcatcacatagctcacagcaacctccaactcttggggttgagcgattctcttgcctcagcctcccaagtagctgggactacaggtgcccgccacaacactcggctatttttgtttgtttgtttgtttttgcagttcagccggggccgggtttgaactccgGTTTCACATTTCTTGAGgatgaatttaaaacaaaatgtaaccTGTGTCAACAAAATGCAAACCTTCACTTCAGAGTTTCAATAGAAAAGATCCAaaatgaggctcggcgcctgtagcacagtggttacagcaccagccacatacactgaagttggcgggttcaaaactggcctgggctagctaaccaacgatgccaactgcaacaaaaaatactgggcgttgtggtgggcacctgtagccccagctacatgggaggctgaggcaagagaatcacttaagcccaagagttggaggttgctctgatgccatagcattctaccaagggtgacatagtgagactctatgtcaaaaaaaaaaaaaaagaaagaaaaagaaaagattccaaaaTCATGTACAACCTCCATAAAAAGTCACCTTTGCTTAACGTATTAAAAAAatttaccagcctgagcaagagcgagatccaatttcaattaaaaatgtaaaaattagctgggtgtggtggtgggcatctgtattcccagctactagggaagctgaggcctaagagttgaggttggctcagcacccacagttCAGTGGTTAAgaccccagccacatacaccggggctggcggtttcaaaccaggcccaagcctgctaaacgacaacaacaacaaaaaagatagccgagcattgtggcaggtgcctgtagtcccagctacttgggaggctgaggcaagagagtcacttgaggttgctatgagctgtgacacgattgcactctaccgagggcagctacaagtgagagtctatctccacaaaaaaaaaaaaagatgaggttgctgtgagttatgttgATACCAAggcattctagtctgggcaacagaataagactgtctcagaaaaaaaaaatctaaaaatatgaaGAAGACAGCATTAACCCCCCCAAAACCTTGCTCTGCCAAGTTGAAAGTCAATTTCATCTAACTCTCAAGTCAGTTGAAAGTAACAACTTAttgacttgcctgagcaagagtgaaatcccgactcataaaaaaacaaaaaacccagccaggtacTGGGgtaagcacctgtaatcccagcagcttccagaggatgaggcagcaggatgcccacagcccaagtctgaggttgcagagagctatgatgccattgcactctgctgaAAGCATAGGAtgggactctgcctcaacaacaacaacaaaaagcaaagaaataaaaatgaaaaataagcaagaaattaaaaaaaaaagttaacttacTAAGGCAAATGGCAGGAGCAATGTAGTAGCTAATAGTGCTAAGCACTAATAGCACTACAATGCCAAATTTGTTGAAACTCAATgccaaaatttttcaaattttattattaagcatgttcaataatgaaaaaataatatttttattttcaataaaatttcatttagaaaC belongs to Nycticebus coucang isolate mNycCou1 chromosome 9, mNycCou1.pri, whole genome shotgun sequence and includes:
- the LOC128594336 gene encoding differentially expressed in FDCP 6-like — its product is MNASDTRQHQEWTAAIQTVIRLQGKTSLHKDLKQKQREQREQCWAAKEEELLRLQQLQEEKEQKLQELDAAGGVAAGPAAAAAGGEAMMQSAPRAAAGA